In Maridesulfovibrio sp., a single genomic region encodes these proteins:
- a CDS encoding class I SAM-dependent methyltransferase: protein MDSDKINCLEYWEGKGAEKNFTTPFKLDIFSKYVSPEAAVLDVGCGYGRIINELRRTGYADVHGVEPSAGLRARAEELSCSAFVSSLENGVIPFEDNRFDAVLLIAVLTCIPTDGEQSALVDEIRRVLKPGGILYINDFMLNSDQRNLDRYAKYEPKHGCYGVFELEGGGVLRHFSEERIVSLLDSFTTVEFEKVVYTTMNGNTSNGFYYIGRR, encoded by the coding sequence GTGGATTCGGATAAAATAAATTGTCTTGAATACTGGGAAGGCAAGGGGGCGGAAAAGAATTTCACCACGCCTTTCAAGCTGGATATTTTCAGTAAATATGTTTCACCGGAAGCTGCCGTTCTGGATGTAGGGTGCGGTTATGGAAGGATAATTAACGAATTGCGCCGGACAGGCTACGCAGATGTGCATGGAGTGGAGCCTTCAGCCGGTCTCAGGGCAAGGGCGGAAGAACTCAGCTGCTCTGCTTTTGTTTCGTCGCTGGAGAACGGCGTTATTCCATTTGAAGATAACCGTTTTGACGCAGTGCTGCTGATAGCCGTGCTGACCTGCATTCCCACGGACGGAGAGCAGAGTGCTCTTGTGGATGAAATCCGCAGGGTCCTTAAGCCGGGCGGAATTTTATACATCAACGATTTTATGCTCAACTCGGATCAGCGCAATCTTGACCGCTACGCAAAGTATGAACCGAAGCACGGCTGCTACGGTGTTTTTGAATTGGAGGGAGGAGGAGTGCTGCGCCATTTTTCCGAAGAGAGGATTGTCAGCCTGCTTGATTCCTTCACAACCGTGGAATTCGAAAAGGTGGTTTATACCACGATGAACGGCAACACATCCAATGGATTTTACTACATAGGACGCAGG